A genomic region of Limnochordia bacterium contains the following coding sequences:
- the spoIID gene encoding stage II sporulation protein D — translation MRIHSRMWLLLPLVVLVGIGLYRCRPSRVPERAPLINLWWAKEDKLIQLDLEEYVAGVVAAEMPASFQEEALKAQAVAARTLALWSLAQSRRLPEHPDAQLSSDYRVDQAWLSKDELKERWGIWGYLRNWTKIRKAVSATAGEVLIYQGNYIFPAYHSTSGGRTEDSGNYWTSNLPYLVSVDSLYESHSPWFEHVEKRSVATVRAKLAEALGVSLGESLIIVVTKRFPSGRVCELMVNGRTMSGRRLREILELRSSWFSVQQTSSELVFTVKGYGHGVGMSQYGADGYAQRGWSYQQILSHYYQGASLVVR, via the coding sequence ATGAGGATCCATAGCCGGATGTGGCTCTTATTGCCTTTAGTTGTGCTTGTCGGCATTGGCTTGTACCGTTGTAGGCCAAGCAGGGTACCAGAACGAGCTCCATTGATCAATCTATGGTGGGCAAAGGAAGACAAGCTAATTCAGTTGGATCTTGAGGAGTATGTGGCAGGAGTCGTGGCGGCGGAGATGCCAGCATCATTCCAAGAGGAGGCCCTCAAGGCCCAGGCGGTGGCGGCAAGAACTTTAGCACTATGGTCCTTAGCCCAAAGTCGTCGCCTGCCGGAGCATCCCGACGCACAGTTGTCTAGTGACTATCGGGTGGACCAAGCTTGGCTATCCAAAGACGAGCTTAAGGAACGCTGGGGTATATGGGGCTACCTCCGTAATTGGACAAAGATTCGTAAGGCGGTAAGTGCTACTGCCGGAGAGGTTTTGATTTACCAGGGGAACTACATTTTCCCAGCCTACCACTCCACAAGTGGGGGCAGGACGGAGGATTCCGGAAACTACTGGACTAGCAATTTGCCCTATCTGGTGAGTGTGGATAGTCTCTACGAGAGTCATTCCCCTTGGTTTGAGCATGTAGAAAAGAGGTCCGTCGCTACAGTTCGGGCTAAGTTAGCTGAGGCTTTAGGGGTATCCCTAGGGGAATCATTGATCATAGTGGTGACCAAACGGTTTCCATCGGGAAGAGTCTGCGAACTCATGGTTAACGGGAGAACCATGAGTGGACGGCGGCTACGGGAGATACTGGAGCTGCGCTCTAGTTGGTTTAGTGTGCAGCAGACTTCATCAGAACTAGTATTTACCGTAAAAGGCTACGGCCATGGAGTGGGTATGTCCCAGTATGGTGCCGATGGATATGCGCAACGTGGGTGGAGTTACCAACAGATCCTATCCCATTACTACCAGGGAGCGTCATTGGTAGTGCGGTAA
- the trxB gene encoding thioredoxin-disulfide reductase, whose amino-acid sequence MKTRKGEVKGRTTAFCRPMGDMLDVVIVGGGPAGFTAGLYAGRAGLKSVIVDNGAGGQLFGSSIVENYPGFVEPISGQSLSQLMQDQALKFGCPVEYDQVEGIVLDGKVKLVKGINKTYNTKTVIIATGASARKLGVPGEQEFQGRGVSYCATCDGAFFKDKPIIVVGGGDSALEEALFLCRYGSKVTVVHRRQHLRATFHIQELARKNDKLFLQLNTVVDAIEGTDVVERVRLKDVVSEEITYQEAAGVFMYVGQEPNSSLVKELITLDEYGYIVADADTTQTNVPGIFAAGDVRQKTLRQVVTATSDGAIAAMAASRYVEQNW is encoded by the coding sequence ATGAAGACCAGAAAGGGGGAAGTAAAGGGCCGTACTACGGCCTTTTGCAGGCCTATGGGTGATATGTTAGATGTTGTCATTGTTGGTGGAGGACCCGCTGGATTTACTGCTGGTTTGTATGCCGGGCGAGCTGGGCTTAAGTCAGTGATAGTAGATAACGGAGCGGGTGGTCAGTTGTTCGGTTCGTCTATTGTGGAGAACTATCCTGGCTTTGTGGAGCCGATTAGTGGACAAAGCTTAAGTCAACTCATGCAGGATCAAGCCCTGAAGTTCGGTTGCCCGGTGGAGTACGATCAGGTCGAAGGGATCGTTTTAGACGGTAAAGTAAAGCTAGTTAAGGGTATCAACAAGACTTACAATACCAAGACGGTGATTATTGCTACGGGGGCTTCGGCACGAAAGCTTGGTGTGCCTGGTGAGCAGGAATTTCAAGGTCGGGGTGTATCCTACTGCGCAACCTGTGATGGGGCCTTTTTCAAGGACAAGCCCATCATTGTGGTGGGTGGTGGAGATTCGGCTTTGGAAGAAGCTTTATTCCTTTGTCGCTATGGAAGCAAGGTGACTGTTGTTCACCGCCGTCAACACCTGCGGGCTACTTTTCATATTCAGGAGTTGGCAAGAAAGAACGACAAGCTGTTTCTTCAGCTGAATACTGTAGTTGATGCCATTGAAGGAACGGATGTGGTTGAACGGGTACGTTTGAAGGATGTAGTAAGCGAAGAGATCACCTATCAGGAGGCTGCTGGTGTATTCATGTACGTAGGTCAAGAACCTAACAGTTCCTTGGTTAAGGAATTGATTACCCTCGATGAGTATGGGTACATTGTGGCAGATGCGGACACGACACAGACTAACGTTCCTGGGATATTCGCTGCGGGGGATGTCAGGCAGAAGACTTTGCGACAAGTGGTGACCGCCACATCTGACGGTGCGATTGCGGCCATGGCCGCCAGTCGGTATGTTGAACAGAATTGGTAG
- the cysK gene encoding cysteine synthase A translates to MKKTSIIDCVGKTPLVKLQKTGGLPSAEIWAKVEGLNPSGSVKDRTALAMVLDAEESGKLKPKGTIVEPTSGNTGIGLAMVAASRGYRLILTMPETMSSERRTLLSVYGAELVLTPGKLGMKGAIERAEELAKQHPEYFMPQQFENPANPKIHEQTTGPEIYEGMGGDLSAFVAGVGTGGTITGVARYLKTKNPSIKIVAVEPSGSPVLSGGQSGPHGLQGIGAGFVPKTLDPSLLDEVITVSDEAALDACHFLAQEEGILAGISSGAALHAATLVAGRLKKEQKVVVLLPDSGSRYLSIL, encoded by the coding sequence GTGAAGAAAACAAGTATTATTGATTGTGTAGGAAAGACTCCCCTGGTCAAATTGCAGAAGACAGGTGGTTTACCCAGTGCAGAGATCTGGGCTAAAGTTGAGGGGCTCAATCCCTCAGGGAGCGTGAAGGATCGGACTGCTTTGGCCATGGTTCTTGATGCGGAGGAATCGGGAAAGCTCAAGCCCAAGGGGACCATTGTGGAGCCTACCAGCGGTAACACCGGTATAGGACTTGCGATGGTTGCCGCCTCCCGGGGATACCGACTGATTTTGACGATGCCTGAGACCATGAGTAGCGAACGACGTACCCTTTTAAGTGTCTACGGGGCGGAGCTGGTGCTAACGCCCGGTAAACTGGGCATGAAAGGGGCAATCGAACGGGCGGAGGAGCTGGCGAAACAACATCCCGAGTATTTCATGCCACAGCAATTTGAGAACCCTGCAAATCCAAAGATTCACGAACAGACTACCGGTCCGGAGATTTATGAGGGGATGGGTGGAGACTTGTCCGCGTTTGTGGCCGGGGTTGGAACAGGGGGGACCATTACAGGGGTAGCACGCTATCTAAAAACGAAAAACCCGAGTATAAAGATTGTGGCTGTTGAGCCTTCCGGTTCGCCGGTGTTATCCGGAGGACAATCAGGGCCTCATGGGTTGCAGGGTATTGGTGCTGGTTTTGTGCCTAAGACACTGGATCCTAGCCTGCTTGATGAGGTAATTACAGTTTCCGATGAGGCGGCTCTGGATGCTTGCCATTTTCTAGCTCAGGAGGAGGGTATTTTGGCAGGAATCTCCTCTGGAGCGGCCCTACATGCGGCCACCTTGGTGGCAGGAAGACTCAAGAAGGAGCAGAAGGTGGTTGTATTACTTCCTGATAGCGGAAGCCGTTATTTAAGCATATTGTAG
- the larE gene encoding ATP-dependent sacrificial sulfur transferase LarE, whose amino-acid sequence MLCDVNLLPEELRAKWQKLLQRLQALGGVVVAFSGGTDSTLLLAAAKEALGERVLAVTASSSVYPVWEQEEAQELRRLLTVPGKTIELDVFSIPGFAENSKDRCYYCKQHLAQKLLQVAQEADLPFVVDGSNHDDLLDYRPGMRAAREQGIISPLQEVALSKEDIRGLSRMIGLPSWSKPSYACLASRFPYGTKITPSRLEKVTYAEDYLRELGFTQMRVRYHEDIARIEFLPEEFPLAVKVANRIVERLRSLGFTYVAMDLGGYRSGSLNHGLKRKL is encoded by the coding sequence GTGCTTTGTGATGTAAACCTACTACCTGAGGAATTAAGGGCGAAATGGCAGAAGCTCCTGCAACGGTTACAGGCACTGGGTGGCGTAGTGGTGGCTTTTTCCGGAGGGACGGATAGTACTTTGCTTCTCGCCGCCGCCAAGGAGGCTTTAGGGGAGCGAGTTTTGGCGGTAACTGCCAGTTCGTCGGTTTACCCGGTGTGGGAACAAGAAGAGGCTCAAGAGTTGCGAAGGCTGCTCACTGTGCCAGGGAAGACTATCGAGCTGGATGTGTTCAGTATTCCAGGATTTGCCGAGAACTCTAAGGACCGTTGCTATTACTGTAAGCAGCATCTGGCCCAGAAGCTGCTTCAGGTTGCCCAAGAGGCGGATCTACCCTTTGTGGTTGATGGGAGTAACCATGATGACCTGTTAGATTACCGTCCTGGGATGCGTGCAGCAAGGGAACAAGGCATCATTAGTCCCTTGCAGGAGGTAGCTTTGTCCAAGGAGGATATTCGGGGGTTATCGCGTATGATTGGACTTCCCTCCTGGAGCAAGCCCTCCTATGCTTGTTTGGCTTCTAGGTTCCCCTATGGCACAAAGATTACACCTTCGCGACTAGAAAAGGTTACCTATGCGGAAGACTATCTTAGGGAGCTTGGCTTTACACAGATGCGAGTACGATATCATGAAGATATAGCGCGTATTGAGTTTTTGCCTGAAGAGTTTCCCTTAGCGGTAAAAGTTGCCAACCGAATTGTGGAGCGGCTGAGGAGCTTGGGATTTACCTATGTCGCAATGGATCTTGGGGGGTATCGCTCCGGTAGCCTGAACCATGGTTTAAAGAGGAAATTGTGA
- a CDS encoding Maf family protein: protein MQRLILASSSSRRKLLMEHLGLPFEVVKPEGINEEGVVGDSSYQIAQKIALAKAKSVAEKFPDAIVVAADTIVVFGEQILGKPKDRDDAIAMLHTLRGKWHNVITGVAIVRKNTDECLTDYEKTGVCFCQLCSSEIEAYVNTLEPMDKAGAYGIQGKGAFLVERINGCYFNVVGLPLAKLGQMLRKFGVYVLS, encoded by the coding sequence ATGCAGCGATTAATTCTAGCGTCCAGTTCATCAAGAAGAAAGCTTCTCATGGAGCATTTAGGTTTACCCTTTGAAGTGGTTAAGCCTGAGGGAATTAACGAGGAAGGTGTGGTAGGTGATTCCTCATACCAGATCGCGCAAAAGATCGCCTTGGCCAAGGCCAAGTCTGTGGCGGAAAAGTTCCCCGATGCTATTGTCGTGGCTGCGGATACCATTGTAGTCTTTGGCGAGCAGATTCTTGGCAAACCTAAAGACCGAGATGATGCTATTGCCATGCTGCACACGCTCAGGGGCAAATGGCACAATGTGATCACTGGGGTAGCTATTGTTCGGAAGAATACCGATGAGTGCCTTACCGACTATGAGAAGACCGGTGTCTGTTTCTGCCAATTATGCTCCAGTGAGATTGAAGCCTATGTGAATACCCTTGAGCCTATGGATAAGGCAGGGGCCTATGGGATTCAAGGAAAAGGGGCATTCCTGGTGGAACGAATCAATGGATGCTACTTTAATGTTGTAGGGCTGCCATTGGCTAAGCTTGGGCAAATGCTACGCAAATTCGGTGTGTACGTTCTGTCCTAA
- the radC gene encoding DNA repair protein RadC yields the protein MAEYGAESLSNRELLGVLLRTGTKDESALDLADRLLVEFSGLAGLMEASFSELRMVKGIGQAKAAVLRAAFVLAKRARAETKNCYQQVVEHPQDVAELLVEKMCDLDKEHFYVVMLNSKHAVIGIRTVSIGSLDAVLVHPRELFKDPIRKGASAIILAHNHPSCDPTPSEEDLLLTKRLVQAGDILGISIEDHIVIGGRKYLSLREHNLL from the coding sequence ATGGCAGAATACGGTGCGGAATCTCTATCAAACAGGGAGTTACTCGGGGTTCTTTTAAGGACCGGTACCAAGGATGAGTCGGCCTTGGACTTAGCCGATCGTCTCTTGGTTGAGTTTTCCGGTTTGGCTGGATTGATGGAAGCGAGTTTTTCTGAACTTAGGATGGTTAAAGGAATTGGTCAGGCCAAAGCCGCGGTTCTACGAGCCGCCTTTGTGCTAGCGAAGCGAGCCCGGGCGGAGACGAAGAATTGTTACCAGCAAGTGGTTGAGCATCCGCAAGATGTGGCCGAGCTGCTCGTCGAGAAGATGTGCGACTTGGACAAGGAACACTTTTATGTGGTAATGCTTAACAGTAAGCATGCTGTAATTGGCATACGAACGGTTTCCATTGGCAGTTTGGACGCTGTGTTGGTTCACCCAAGGGAGCTTTTCAAAGACCCGATTCGAAAAGGGGCCAGTGCCATTATTCTTGCCCATAATCATCCGAGTTGTGATCCTACTCCCAGTGAGGAGGACCTGTTGTTAACAAAACGGCTGGTACAAGCAGGGGATATCCTAGGGATCAGTATAGAGGATCACATAGTGATTGGTGGCCGCAAGTATTTGAGCTTGCGGGAACACAACTTGTTGTGA
- a CDS encoding rod shape-determining protein encodes MFGFSKDVGIDLGTANTLVYIKGKGVVIQEPSMVALNRQTNEVLAVGREAKNMVGRTPGSIVAVRPMEDGVIADFDVTERMLGHFIRRATKRFSLFRPRVLVAVPSGVTEVEKRAVIDAARSAGAKEARLIEEPMAAAIGAGLPVQEPTGNMVVDIGGGTTEVAVISLGGIVAHRSIRIGGDEMDEAIIQYVRRTYNLLIGERTAEEIKHTIGNTYEMPDQEKSMDVRGRDLVTGLPKNVVVSSQEIREALAEPVGAIVDAVRVTLERTPPELAADIMDKGIIMVGGGSLLAGLDKLISEETRMPVHVPEDALCAVAVGTGLALDHYELLDRVGVGHSRLGA; translated from the coding sequence ATGTTTGGTTTCAGTAAGGATGTGGGCATTGATCTAGGAACTGCTAACACCCTAGTCTATATCAAAGGCAAAGGGGTCGTCATACAAGAACCCTCAATGGTAGCACTTAATCGGCAGACGAACGAAGTGTTGGCTGTTGGACGAGAAGCGAAAAACATGGTAGGGCGTACGCCGGGCAGTATTGTTGCGGTGCGGCCGATGGAAGACGGGGTAATTGCTGATTTTGATGTTACAGAAAGAATGCTAGGGCATTTTATTCGTAGGGCAACGAAGCGGTTTTCCCTTTTCCGGCCCCGGGTGTTGGTGGCTGTGCCCTCAGGGGTGACTGAGGTGGAAAAACGTGCTGTGATTGATGCGGCCCGTTCTGCTGGAGCCAAGGAGGCTAGGCTGATTGAGGAGCCAATGGCGGCGGCCATTGGTGCTGGGCTTCCGGTACAGGAGCCCACCGGTAATATGGTGGTAGACATTGGGGGCGGCACCACGGAAGTGGCAGTGATCTCCCTGGGCGGGATTGTGGCCCATCGGTCCATTAGGATCGGAGGAGACGAGATGGATGAGGCGATTATCCAGTATGTACGCAGGACTTATAACCTCTTAATTGGTGAGCGGACCGCTGAGGAGATAAAGCACACCATCGGTAATACCTACGAGATGCCGGATCAGGAAAAGTCTATGGATGTGCGGGGCAGAGATCTTGTAACCGGCTTACCAAAGAATGTTGTGGTAAGCTCTCAGGAAATAAGGGAAGCCTTGGCCGAACCCGTTGGAGCCATCGTTGATGCGGTGAGGGTAACCCTAGAGAGGACGCCACCTGAGCTTGCTGCAGATATTATGGATAAGGGAATCATCATGGTTGGCGGTGGTTCTTTGCTTGCAGGACTAGATAAGTTGATCTCCGAGGAGACGAGAATGCCGGTACACGTGCCTGAGGATGCATTGTGTGCGGTTGCTGTAGGAACTGGTCTTGCTCTGGATCATTACGAGCTTTTGGACCGGGTTGGTGTGGGACATAGTCGACTAGGTGCTTAA
- the mreC gene encoding rod shape-determining protein MreC, whose translation MRQNYVKITIIVVILICICAMYYTADLRRDQSILEKLVAEITLPLSGLAHRVRTGITGFFSGLKSYREYVLENEELRLENAELRRELALMQHHLRENEALRTALSLPLIQEQTMLAAEVIARSPDEWWSQVTINKGSRAGIEPGSPVLDKYGRVVGRVWAASWHSAKVVLCVDPRITVGGRIKRTGGLVLVEGGHPEYPQGLRIKPLDRHMDIVEGDVVLTSGYSQHFPSDLPLCRIDKVVLDDYHVPTLGFAEPVADLMQLDLVYVLSWEMEDEQ comes from the coding sequence ATGCGGCAGAACTATGTCAAGATAACCATAATCGTAGTTATACTAATCTGTATATGTGCGATGTATTATACCGCGGATTTACGAAGGGATCAGAGCATTCTGGAGAAGTTAGTCGCGGAGATCACCCTTCCCTTATCTGGGCTTGCTCACCGTGTCAGAACCGGCATAACTGGATTTTTCTCGGGGCTAAAATCTTACAGAGAGTATGTTCTAGAAAATGAAGAGTTGCGTCTGGAAAATGCGGAGCTAAGAAGAGAACTTGCATTAATGCAACATCACCTTCGGGAAAACGAGGCCTTGCGTACAGCTCTCTCCCTGCCACTAATTCAAGAGCAAACCATGCTCGCCGCCGAGGTAATCGCTCGCTCGCCGGATGAGTGGTGGTCCCAGGTTACGATAAACAAAGGAAGTAGAGCAGGGATAGAACCTGGCAGTCCCGTGCTTGATAAATACGGTCGAGTTGTGGGCCGGGTATGGGCTGCTAGTTGGCATTCGGCTAAGGTCGTGCTTTGCGTTGATCCCCGTATTACTGTTGGGGGTCGGATCAAAAGAACCGGTGGATTAGTCTTGGTGGAGGGGGGGCACCCTGAGTACCCCCAAGGATTAAGAATCAAGCCTTTAGATCGTCATATGGATATTGTTGAAGGAGACGTGGTGCTCACCTCAGGGTATAGCCAGCACTTTCCCAGTGACCTACCCCTCTGCCGGATTGACAAAGTTGTGTTAGACGATTATCATGTACCAACCTTGGGATTTGCGGAGCCAGTGGCCGATCTTATGCAATTGGATCTGGTCTATGTGCTTTCATGGGAGATGGAGGATGAACAGTGA
- the mreD gene encoding rod shape-determining protein MreD, protein MTRTGGSFVAVLVALLLEVSSVGHFGLGGRASFLLVVLLLSSLFLDTKEAVLLGSLSGLVLDLSIGHLLGMHVLTYAAVCFCVCRMQSHFFKESMVLAVVVGLVGTLVYYVLSGLLLFLIAPRHLPGEWFLSKVALNAVLNAIWTVLLYPVMFRLSSGEQAGSWGRGKSVE, encoded by the coding sequence GTGACCAGGACCGGAGGATCTTTTGTAGCCGTCTTAGTTGCCCTCTTGCTCGAGGTTTCGTCAGTAGGTCACTTCGGCCTTGGGGGTCGGGCGAGTTTCTTATTAGTGGTGCTCCTGCTATCTTCTTTGTTTCTTGACACCAAAGAAGCGGTCTTGCTAGGGAGCCTTAGCGGTCTGGTACTGGATCTATCCATAGGTCATTTGCTCGGGATGCATGTGTTGACCTATGCTGCTGTCTGTTTTTGCGTTTGCAGAATGCAATCACATTTTTTTAAGGAGAGCATGGTCCTTGCCGTGGTAGTAGGCTTGGTTGGCACGCTGGTTTATTACGTCTTAAGTGGTCTTTTGCTTTTCCTTATTGCTCCCCGACACTTACCCGGAGAGTGGTTTTTGAGTAAGGTTGCTTTGAATGCGGTACTAAACGCTATTTGGACTGTTTTGCTGTATCCAGTCATGTTTCGTTTGTCCTCGGGCGAACAGGCAGGTTCTTGGGGACGGGGGAAGTCAGTTGAGTGA